TTATCTGCAACATCAATCATCCACGTAACCTAACAATCTGATTACACTGTTACACATCAACAACTCACTAACTCCGTTATAGACAAATTAACGGAAAGGACTCAATTGTtccaattttaatgaaattgggatccaattgagattttcagaaagaaagggactaaattgatatttgaggcgaaaatagggaccaagtgaatgattaaaccttaaaaaaaacattattgacACGTTCCATCATAATTCTGGATAAAAGTCATTTgctgttaattatttattaaatgtcaATCCTGATTAACATGGACGAAAAGAATAATTGAAAATGAGAGTTCTTGGGTagcaaaacaaatatttttttccataaattaaaCCGATATCGTCGTAagtatcatatttttttaagtccATGGCcaaattaattaagttgtaacACTAGATTTGTGTTTTTCTGCGAGCTCAacaataattagtaatttagAAATGGATACAAGTTTTACTTCTCCCTCACTGGCATTAGAAGCATTATCTATGTAGGTGTGTATAAACCTGTTAAAGTGGAAAATCAAAAGAGGGGAAAATCAAAGCACAAccaaatgtttaaattttttcaattaaacatCATATTCCTTAAGATTGCTTGTGTAATTTACATATGTTCAATTCTGCTAATTGAAGTTAGCATGGTTATGAGGTGTCAACGAACTGTTAGTGGTAGGTAGGTTCCAAAGATTAAATAGACAGTAATTGAACAAAGTGCAGCAACATACTCGACCAACAGTCTCAGGGAAGTCTCTACGAGAACCCAACAGAAGTTTTTTCAACTCTGCAAACGAGCCCAAGAATTTTTAAAACaggataaaaacaaataaataaatatgtaaacgTGAAgaattatagataaaaaaaagatgaaGTAGGACCTGCTGGCTCATGAGTATTTCCACTGCAACATTGATATTACCATCAGCAGCTGCAAGCGCCACTTCCACTTGCGTCTGAAACAGCCAAGatgattgaattaaaaatatagagcTAAGCCTTAGGCTTTAATGTACATTTGATGCACAAGCATCGGAAAGATATCTCACTAGATCTGAAAAAACAATTTGAGGGGTAGATATTTTCTTTCAGATATCACTTATCAAACAAACTTTGACCTTCAGCCAAATTCaatacacatacatacacatcACTCCTGCTACAGTGATTAGGTTAAAAATTATATCGGTCTTCATAACGACACCAATAAGAGACAGGAGAGAAGGACCCACAAGGAGATcaaacaaaactaaatttaaacacgGGATCTCTTTGAATGAGAAAAAAGTTCTCGGAGGTGCAAGGAGCCAATAACAAACTGGAATGTCTTAAAAAGTTTCAAGCCATTTTCTAACCATAGAAAAGATAAGGAAACTGGTTTTTACCCTGTCAAAGCCCATTGATACGAGTTTTTTAATCCCTTCTTCCGAAACGACTGCACCCTGCATTTAACGGGGGGAAAATAGCAAACGTTAACCATGCAAATTAGCTAAAAGAAAACAGGAGAGTTTCAACCATGGTATGTATGTAGAGGAACCTGATGCTGTGGAACAGCAGTCGTTGTAGCTACATTAACAGCTGAACGCCTAAATTGAATTAGAAAATCAAGTATGATCATTAATAAAGAAACACAAACTtctgaaaaatataattgtaatcctattgaaataTAGCAGTTTAACTTGAATAATCAATGCCTGAAATCTACTGAACTTTGGTATTAATGATTATACATTCGTGTAATTCCTATTTCTAGTTATACTAACGATACGACCTTGCCCGTGTCTATATCCTACCCTAAGCATCACATGTTTATTGAACGAGTAACCTAATACAACCGAGTTACTGATACCACTGTATaagattaatttcaataaaacagTGATTAAATATCAAGCTATTTACAACTCAATAAACCATTCATTACTAAACTTTATGGACGACATCAATCAGCCATTCATAGAGAATGGACTATAAagatcttatatatatatatatatatatatatatatatatatatatatatatatatatatatatatatatatatatatttgttattgtgTAGATGTTATAAGCTTTATACGTTTGACATGCATAGGTATGTTCTGGTTCGGGCATTTcccagtaaaaaaaaaaaaaaattgggttcAGGACCAGGGGATAGGTTGTGCAATCCCCACCGTGTCCTGTCCCGCCCGCACCTTTGGAACTTGTCTCTTTTATATTATGTGTTTTAAAGGACTGATAATGGAACTTGTTTACTTACTACCctgtttttaaatattgaaagttCAAAGACTTTTATGTGTTATTATGTGTTTGGAAGAATAGCAACTTAGAACTTATGGTAAAAGATTGAAAGTGATGTATCTGTCTTTATTTTTCGTCTTTATCTTTCAAGCTGAAGCCTATTGATTTGAACCTATTTGCTAACCTTTTACGTCAGATTCTTCAACTCATTTCTTGAGTCTTTATGCAAGGATGCAACGGTGGAGCACCTCATAAGGTcgtatgaaaaaaataactttaaaattaatttaaaatttgtgtataattacattttttaaaagtgagaCAGGGCGTGGAATGATTAAAGGAGTAGGGGACGGGGGGAAATCCCGCCCCAATGtcagacatatatatatatatatatatatatatatatatccaataATTTTGGACATAATTGAATAGTTTACGGAGCCTTTTATTTGCAATTCATCTATTGTTAAACATATTTATGctataaaactatttaaaattgcTTACAGTTAAAATTGTGCTTAAGTATGTGTTATATTTATAGAGCATTTGAATACATATTTATAACTTACTAGATAAGTCTACTCTAATTCTGATGCTTTTTCAATATTAGTTTCAAAGTTATACATAACTACACAAATATGTATTACATGGACTAATTTAGTTTAGGCTACAGAATCAACATGACAACCTAAACTTACTGTTAATTGTCAAACAGGGAACCCATTTACAAGCATGTAACTTATATTGGGTTCATTCAAGTTGAATATTGTCATTCCTATTAAggggaaaaaaaaatttatcagtCTATGCCTAATACTGTAGGTATTATTCTAGGTTCAAACTTCATAAGAAATGATGATTGAAGTCAGTCAGCATactaaaattttactttaaataagCAACCACCGTATAAGTTATCAATTATGCTCAAACCATCTCTCGTACCTTCCTTCTGGTAACTGATGAGTGTTACTAGGAGTGGATGAAACTAAAGGATTATTGGGACTACTATCCTCCAAAAGTCTTTCTTGAAGATTTGAATCTGAATGAAGATGAGAAGGAGCTTGATCTTGACTAGAACCAAGGGTCCTTCCCCTCCCAGGGAACCTACTGTCCTCAGTTGACTGTAAGATATAACATAATACAATCAAATGTGTATAAGTCGAAGATTACAACTCACCAGAATATAGGCATGAATACATAAAAGAAACTAATAGACAATGATATCCACATATACAAGGTCCACATACACTTGTCATGAATGAGTACTAAAACACAATGCAGTTGCATTCGTTAACATAATGAGCAAAACAAAAATGACAATCACACCAGCAAATGTCTGTTTTTTTGAGAGCCCACCAAAAGTACTAAAAAAACAAGATCACATACATACCTGAGTAGACACTTCCCTTTGAGGCATCAATGAAGACAGGTTCCTCCAAATATTTCCAGAAAGCAAGCCACCACTACCCCATAAAAGCATAGATTTTAAAATGTGCATTAGTATATATCTGCAGACATCTGTGTGATTAGGGGTGAAACCCATGGTATTTAGTATTTACCTTGTTGAATTTTGGTTTGTATGTGTAGGAATATAACCCGAAGGATTTCCACCCGTGCAAACAATAAATTTTGGACGTCTCACACATGTTGACTGAAAGTCCAGAGAACCAACATACACATTAGTAAAGATGCACATGTTGAGTGAGTGCATGTATTTTCATAGTATTTAAAAAGTGGAATTCAAAcctaactcaattttacaaaactgaCTCGAAATAtgagatttgtttttatttatatattctaatttagtcattttttagTTGATGTGAGATTTTCAACACACTTTCCATGTTGAGGACAGGACATTTCAAAACTACGGGAAAACCCCATGGCGGGTGACACAATTGCCCTAACAAACTTGATTAAAATAgactttttatgattttgataccaTTTTAAGAAAGTGTAATTTAAACATCACCTcacaaaatcaacttaaaagataagatttgtatttatttatatattataatttgaccatTCCAAGTTGATGTGAAATCTCCAACACATAAAATGAATATCTAGTGGATgcctttttccattttcattttttaattttaaaatgaaataagttaccaagataaaataaaaatatattaattcacATTCCAGTCAATCATGACATGTTCAGCGCATCAGTCTATGTAAAGTATTATAAAACAAACTCAACATCACAGGATTACTTTTTTGTAAAAGGCAGAGAGTCATCAGATAAGAGAATGAAGGTGGTTTGTGTTGAGAACCcccaaaagaaatatttgaagaatGCTATGCAAGATAAAAGAAACCTAATGAACTTATTATTGGTGAATGGGATTTCTCAATCCACAGAGGCAGGCCCTTTATTTAATTGAGCTACAGCATTTCCCAAAGGTAACAAGAGATGTTAATAACAACTGAAGAATGAATCTCCCTTCTAACCACCTCTCTactactgaagttaaccctctGCCATTACTACTACAACCACTTGAAATAAATTCCTATTCTAGGGTTCTATCAGTTTATCTCAGTCCAGTAACTTATTTCAAAATAGCATAGACATAAACTAAAACTATCTATAGTTTGCACAAAAGGGGGTGTTAATGGACAGCATTTGACAATAGATATTTCATTTGCACTTAGCAGTCCCTAAGGCATTCATCtaatataatgtaaataacAATTGAAATGTTTGCCGGCCTGGTGCACTACCAAATCCTATTATAAAGAAATACTTACAAGCCAGGACGAGGATTCAATAGAAGAATAAAATGTGGTTCCGGGTATGAGGAAATTAAACAATCCATATGTATCTGAAACATCAAGCATGACATCATAAAACTAGAGATAATTGCTTAATTTTTTTGCAAAAGTAAAATATCAAAACAGAAGGAAAAAGATTGAAGTCTAAC
The sequence above is drawn from the Vigna radiata var. radiata cultivar VC1973A chromosome 3, Vradiata_ver6, whole genome shotgun sequence genome and encodes:
- the LOC106757887 gene encoding rhomboid-like protein 15 isoform X2: MMALVPLGSELERIMGSVRLLYVIILLATSNAIFHVLIALVVAHNPVLTYDYLMNECAIGFSGVLFSMIVIETSLSGVQSRSVFGLFNVPAKWYAFFLLVVFQLLMQNVSLLGHLCGILSGFAYTYGLFNFLIPGTTFYSSIESSSWLSTCVRRPKFIVCTGGNPSGYIPTHTNQNSTSGGLLSGNIWRNLSSLMPQREVSTQSTEDSRFPGRGRTLGSSQDQAPSHLHSDSNLQERLLEDSSPNNPLVSSTPSNTHQLPEGRRSAVNVATTTAVPQHQGAVVSEEGIKKLVSMGFDRTQVEVALAAADGNINVAVEILMSQQS